A genomic stretch from Ovis canadensis isolate MfBH-ARS-UI-01 breed Bighorn chromosome 5, ARS-UI_OviCan_v2, whole genome shotgun sequence includes:
- the IBA57 gene encoding putative transferase CAF17, mitochondrial isoform X1 produces MAAAALLRGAAPGCGGPAWSWRLRAAPRRRLAHSGCCQGADPASGATWACFLLGERALVRVRGPDSAPFLLGLLTNELPLPGPAAGEASTSARAGYAHFLNVQGRTLYDVILYGLPERSGEQPTFLLECDSSVVDALQRHLLLHKIRRKVTVEPCPELRVWAVLPRAPREAGGAVPPRKTAECADILTPDPRTACMGWRLLSQDEGSALVPGGRLGDLQDYHRHRYQQGVPEGVHDLPPGVALPLESNLAFMNGISFTKGCYIGQELTARTHHMGVIRKRLFPVQVSGAVPGGGIAPGAAVLTESGQAAGKYRAGLGDVGLALLRSEKIKGPLHIRTSESGLVALTASVPDWWPTATK; encoded by the exons ATGGCGGCCGCGGCACTGCTCAGGGGTGCGGCTCCAGGGTGCGGCGGCCCGGCCTGGAGCTGGCGGCTGCGCGCGGCCCCGAGGCGCCGCCTGGCTCACAGCGGCTGCTGTCAGGGCGCTGACCCCGCTAGCGGCGCAACATGGGCCTGCTTTCTGCTGGGCGAGCGTGCCCTCGTGCGCGTGCGCGGGCCGGACTCGGCGCCCTTTCTCCTAGGCCTGCTGACCAATGAGCTGCCGCTTCCGGGTCCTGCGGCTGGCGAGGCGTCAACTTCGGCCCGAGCGGGCTACGCCCACTTTCTCAATGTGCAAGGACGCACTCTCTATGACGTCATTCTCTACGG GCTCCCTGAGCGCTCCGGTGAACAGCCCACCTTCCTCCTGGAGTGCGACAGCTCCGTGGTGGATGCGCTGCAGAGGCACCTCTTGCTGCACAAGATCCGGCGGAAGGTTACGGTGGAGCCGTGCCCCGAGCTGCGCGTGTGGGCCGTGCTGCCGCGCGCCCCGAGGGAGGCGGGCGGGGCGGTGCCGCCGCGGAAGACGGCCGAGTGTGCCGACATCCTCACCCCGGATCCCCGGACTGCCTGCATGGGCTGGCGGCTCCTCTCCCAGGACGAGGGTTCAGCCTTGGTGCCCGGGGGCCGTCTTGGGGACCTCCAGGATTATCACCGGCACCGGTACCAGCAAG GTGTTCCCGAGGGTGTCCACGACCTGCCCCCAGGAGTGGCGCTGCCCCTGGAGTCCAACCTGGCCTTCATGAACGGCATCAGCTTCACCAAGGGCTGCTACATCGGCCAGGAGCTGACAGCTCGCACCCACCACATGGGTGTTATCCGGAAGCGCCTCTTCCCAGTACAGGTCTCAGGAGCCGTTCCTGGCGGCGGCATTGCCCCCGGCGCCGCTGTGCTCACCGAGTCAGGGCAGGCAGCCGGCAAGTaccgggcagggctgggggacGTGGGTCTGGCCCTGCTCCGGTCTGAGAAAATTAAGGGCCCTCTGCACATCAGAACCTCTGAGAGTGGCCTTGTGGCCCTTACTGCGTCTGTGCCAGACTGGTGGCCCACAGCCACCAAGTAG
- the GJC2 gene encoding gap junction gamma-2 protein, protein MTNMSWSFLTRLLEEIHNHSTFVGKVWLTVLVVFRIVLTAVGGESIYSDEQTKFTCNTRQPGCDNVCYDAFAPLSHVRFWVFQIVVISTPSVMYLGYAMHRLARASQDERRRASRRRPGRRAPRAPLPLPPPPHPGWPEPADLGEEEPMLGLGEEDEDPGVAEGLGEDDEAEDTGAAKGAGGDTKVAGVPGPAGQHDGRRRIQREGLMRVYVAQLVARAAFEVAFLVGQYLLYGFEVRPFFACSRQPCPHVVDCFVSRPTEKTVFLLVMYVVSCLCLLLNLCEMAHLGLGSAQDAVRGRRPLPPSPGPMPRPPPCALPAAPSGLACPPDYSLVVRTAERARAQDQDLASLALQALQDRRALGDLDSPPGPGLPANARGPPKAGAPASGSGSATSGGTVGGQGRQGIKPRVGSEKGSGSSSREGKTTVWI, encoded by the coding sequence ATGACCAACATGAGCTGGAGTTTCCTGACGCGGCTGCTGGAAGAGATCCACAACCACTCCACGTTTGTGGGCAAGGTGTGGCTCACGGTGCTGGTGGTCTTCCGCATCGTGCTCACCGCCGTGGGCGGCGAGTCCATCTACTCCGATGAGCAGACCAAGTTCACGTGCAACACGCGGCAGCCAGGCTGCGACAACGTCTGCTACGACGCCTTCGCACCCCTGTCCCACGTGCGcttctgggtcttccagattGTGGTCATCTCCACGCCCTCCGTCATGTACCTGGGCTACGCTATGCACCGCCTGGCCCGCGCCTCCCAGGATGAGCGCCGCCGCGCCTCTCGCCGCCGCCCCGGCCGCCGCGCGCCCCGCGCTCCCCTGCCGTTGCCCCCACCGCCCCACCCGGGCTGGCCCGAGCCTGCCGACCTCGGCGAGGAGGAACCCATGCTGGGCCTGGGTGAAGAGGACGAAGACCCGGGAGTGGCCGAGGGCCTGGGTGAAGATGACGAGGCTGAGGACACGGGGGCGGCCAAGGGCGCAGGAGGGGACACAAAGGTGGCTGGGGTCCCGGGTCCCGCAGGGCAGCATGACGGGCGGCGGCGCATCCAGCGCGAGGGCCTGATGCGCGTGTACGTCGCCCAGCTGGTGGCGCGGGCCGCCTTCGAGGTGGCCTTCCTGGTGGGCCAGTACCTTCTGTATGGTTTCGAGGTGCGGCCCTTCTTCGCGTGCAGCCGCCAGCCCTGTCCCCACGTGGTTGACTGCTTTGTGTCACGGCCCACCGAGAAGACGGTCTTCCTGCTGGTCATGTACGTGGTCAGCTGCCTCTGTCTGCTGCTCAACCTCTGTGAGATGGCGCACCTGGGCCTCGGCAGCGCGCAGGACGCTGTGCGCGGCCGCCGcccactgcccccctcccccggccccatGCCCCGGCCGCCTCCCTGCGCTCTGCCCGCTGCACCTTCAGGCCTGGCCTGCCCGCCTGACTATAGCCTGGTGGTTCGCACAGCTGAGCGTGCACGAGCCCAGGACCAGGACCTGGCCAGCCTGGCGCTGCAGGCGCTGCAGGACCGGCGGGCACTCGGGGACCTTGACAGTCCACCTGGCCCGGGCCTCCCAGCGAACGCCCGGGGGCCCCCGAAGGCTGGCGCCCCTGCGTCGGGGTCTGGCAGTGCCACGTCAGGGGGCACTGTGGGGGGCCAGGGTCggcaggggatcaaacccagggtggGCTCAGAGAAAGGCAGCgggagcagcagcagggagggtaAGACCACCGTGTGGATCTGA
- the IBA57 gene encoding putative transferase CAF17, mitochondrial isoform X2: MAAAALLRGAAPGCGGPAWSWRLRAAPRRRLAHSGCCQGADPASGATWACFLLGERALVRVRGPDSAPFLLGLLTNELPLPGPAAGEASTSARAGYAHFLNVQGRTLYDVILYGLPERSGEQPTFLLECDSSVVDALQRHLLLHKIRRKVTVEPCPELRVWAVLPRAPREAGGAVPPRKTAECADILTPDPRTACMGWRLLSQDEGSALVPGGRLGDLQDYHRHRYQQGVPEGVHDLPPGVALPLESNLAFMNGISFTKGCYIGQELTARTHHMGVIRKRLFPVQVSGAVPGGGIAPGAAVLTESGQAAGKFFTV; the protein is encoded by the exons ATGGCGGCCGCGGCACTGCTCAGGGGTGCGGCTCCAGGGTGCGGCGGCCCGGCCTGGAGCTGGCGGCTGCGCGCGGCCCCGAGGCGCCGCCTGGCTCACAGCGGCTGCTGTCAGGGCGCTGACCCCGCTAGCGGCGCAACATGGGCCTGCTTTCTGCTGGGCGAGCGTGCCCTCGTGCGCGTGCGCGGGCCGGACTCGGCGCCCTTTCTCCTAGGCCTGCTGACCAATGAGCTGCCGCTTCCGGGTCCTGCGGCTGGCGAGGCGTCAACTTCGGCCCGAGCGGGCTACGCCCACTTTCTCAATGTGCAAGGACGCACTCTCTATGACGTCATTCTCTACGG GCTCCCTGAGCGCTCCGGTGAACAGCCCACCTTCCTCCTGGAGTGCGACAGCTCCGTGGTGGATGCGCTGCAGAGGCACCTCTTGCTGCACAAGATCCGGCGGAAGGTTACGGTGGAGCCGTGCCCCGAGCTGCGCGTGTGGGCCGTGCTGCCGCGCGCCCCGAGGGAGGCGGGCGGGGCGGTGCCGCCGCGGAAGACGGCCGAGTGTGCCGACATCCTCACCCCGGATCCCCGGACTGCCTGCATGGGCTGGCGGCTCCTCTCCCAGGACGAGGGTTCAGCCTTGGTGCCCGGGGGCCGTCTTGGGGACCTCCAGGATTATCACCGGCACCGGTACCAGCAAG GTGTTCCCGAGGGTGTCCACGACCTGCCCCCAGGAGTGGCGCTGCCCCTGGAGTCCAACCTGGCCTTCATGAACGGCATCAGCTTCACCAAGGGCTGCTACATCGGCCAGGAGCTGACAGCTCGCACCCACCACATGGGTGTTATCCGGAAGCGCCTCTTCCCAGTACAGGTCTCAGGAGCCGTTCCTGGCGGCGGCATTGCCCCCGGCGCCGCTGTGCTCACCGAGTCAGGGCAGGCAGCCGGCAA